Within the Phycisphaerae bacterium genome, the region CGAGCAAGTTCGCGCGGTTCTGGCAAGGATGCCGGATCACCTTCGGGAGGTGCTGGTGCTGAGCTATTACCATCAGTTTCCGTACCGGGAGATCGCGGAGATCCTTAATGTCCCGTTGGGGACCGTCAAAAGCCGGTTGCACGCCGCGGTGGCCACTTTCGGAAAAGCCTACAAGGCCGCGGTAGGAAAGCGATCGGTCGGCGGGCCTTCCGCCCCAAAAGGCTTAAAGGCTGTTTGACGATGGTCGGACGGGCAGGAGCACGTTGAGGACGATGCAAGACGACTCGCAGACAATTGAATCGAAGCTGCTGGACCTTCAGTTGAATCGGCTCGATCCGGAGCAGGCCCGGGAGGTTGAAGAGGCCGTGACAACGTCGGCCGACCTGGCGGCCAAAAGCCGGGCCTTGCGTACCCTCCTGGGACTCCTCGATGCCGTGGAGGTCCCCGAGCCGTCCGCCGACTTGGCGGATGCGGTTATGGCCCGAATCGACGAACGCACCAGGCCGATTCCTTTCAAGGAAATGACCCCCGTATCGCCTGTGGAGGGGCGACGTGTTTCGGGCCGGTCGGTGCTGTCACTGCGAGAACTGATCGCTATCGCTGCCTGCATCACCCTTTTCGTGGGAGTATTCGTGCCCGGATACCAGAAGGCTCAGAACATCGCCCGGCGGAACGCATGTCGCTGGGGACTGCGCACCGTGTCCTTGGGCATGAGCGCGTACGCCCAGCAGAACGACGGCTATCTTCCATATTTCGGGTATATGCCCAACGCATCGTGGCTCCGCACACGCACGCCCAACGTGCCTCGCTACTCCAATACCAGGGCCATGTTCGTTCTGCTCCGGCAGGGGCTTATTCCCAACGACGATCCGCGCGTGTTCATCTGCCCGAGTATGCCCGACGCACGCCCGATGATCGCCCGGGATTATCAGCGGTTCGACGATTTCGCCGAGCCCGCAAACGTCTCCTACAGCCTGTTGCTCATGAATGTCTTGAAGGGGTGGCGGGTCGAGAAGATGGATCCGCAGATGGTGATCGCCGCGGACGCCAATCCGTTGTTCGACGGGCGCGGAGGCGGTCATCGCATCAGCCCGTATGATGATAATGCTGCCAACTCGCTGGCCCACGAGAACGGCGCCGGTCAGAACGCGGTCTACGTGGGTGGGACGGGCGGCTGGTTCACCCGGCCTACGATTGGTGTCGATCAGGACAACATCTACCGTGCCGGTCGGCTTACCCACTACACGGGCGTCGAGAGACCCTTCGGCGACACCGACACCCTCTTGGTGCCGTGATCCGCACGGGCGCGCAGACCCTCCCCCCCGTCCGCCTTGTGTATCGAAACCGATTCAAGCGGCTTTACCGGCAAAAGCGGCGCTTAGCGTTTTCTCGCCCGGAAGCAATCCTGGCAGTATACCGGCCGATCCTGGACCGGCTTGAATGGGACGGTTGTCTGAGCCCCACATTCGGCACAAGTGGCCGGGAAAGACTCCCGCCGAGGACGATCCCCGCGGCCGCCGTTGAAGCTCCGGTTCCCGCTGGCGCCGCCGGAACGCCCGCTGCCACCCTGGGCCTTGCGCTTGTCACGACATTCGCGGCAGCGCTTGGGCTCATTGGTGAAGCCACGCTGGGCGTAGCGTGCCTGGTCCTGGGCGCTGTGGATGAACGTCTGGCCGCAGTCCGAGCACACGATCGTTTTGTCTTCGAACGACATGGTGGAGTTGCCTCCGTCTAGAGGAGACGGACCATTCCTGAATGGCCGCCGAACCTGATTGAAGCGGGAATCCCGGGTAGGAGGGGAACCATTTGAATACCTGCAAAGGGTTGGTCGGCGTCTTTCGCCGCCCCTCAAGGCCGAGTGGCCCGCAGTCCAAGAGCGGTGAACCCATTTCACCGGCAGATCGTAAGTATGCCCGAAAAACCTCCGCCGGTCAACTCGCGGCGATGCCCGACCTTGGCAGGGTTTCGAGTTGACGTAAGACTCCTCCGGCTCACCGCCGAGGCCGGAGAATATGGGGCGTAATTCCGAGAGCTGATTCGGCAGCCTCTCCGACTGTCTCCGACAGGGTGGGGTGGGCGTGGATACAGCGGGCGACCTCCCGGGCAGTGGCCTTCATTTCAATGGCCAGGACACCCTCGGCCACCAGTTCACTGGCACCAGTGCCGACGATGCCGACGCCCAGGATGCGTTTGTCATCCGGGGATACGAGGATCTTGGTGAGGCCGTCGGTTCGGCCGATGCTTGCGGCCCGGCCACACGCCGCCCACGGAAATCTGGCCGCTTCAAAAGGAATGCCCTTGGCAGCGGCCTCGGTCTCGGTCAGCCCGACCCAGGCCACCTCCGGATCGGTGAACGCCACGCACGGCACGACCGCAGGGACAGAACGAGCATCCCTCCCGGCGAGGACTTCGACGGCGACGCGGGCTTCATGAGCAGCCTTGTGGGCCAGCATGAGACCGCCGGCCACGTCGCCGATGGCAAACGC harbors:
- a CDS encoding zinc-ribbon domain containing protein encodes the protein MSFEDKTIVCSDCGQTFIHSAQDQARYAQRGFTNEPKRCRECRDKRKAQGGSGRSGGASGNRSFNGGRGDRPRRESFPATCAECGAQTTVPFKPVQDRPVYCQDCFRARKR